The Synergistes jonesii region GATTTGTCGATAATATCTTTAAAATATGAAACTTTGAGGCGGCCCCGCCAAAAGGGGCGCCATTTTTCGTTGGCGGCCCCTATCAAATGAAAGAAGAATACAAGAACTTGCTGCACGGTCGTGCCGCAAGAATTTGCATATAAATCATATCCTAACGGGAGCATATAATTGTATTTCATGATATTTATACCCTATAAGGTATATTGTTAAGGTGCGAAAAAACCGGAACGGGACGTCCCGTTCCGGCATGTTATCGCACGCGCGTAAGGCCGGGCGTTAAGCGCCCGAGTCCACCACCATTTCAGGCAGCCACGTCGACAGCGCCGGAAAAATTATTATCAGTATCAGCACGAGCGTCATCGCGGCGAGGAAGTAGAAGATATAACGGAAGGAATCTTCGTACGCTATGTCCGCGACCTTGCACGCCGTCATCAGGTCTACGCCCAGCGGCGGCGTATTCGCGCCGACCGCCATGTTCACGCAGATCATGACGCCCAGGTGTATGGGGTCCACGCCTATCTGCGTCATTATCGGCATAAAAATCGGGATCACTATCAGGATGATGGCCGTCGTCTCCATAAAGGTGCCCAGCACGAGCAGCAGCAGGTTGAAGAATATCAGCACGACCCAGTAGTTGTCGGATACCGAAAGGATGGCCTCTGCGATCTTCTGCGGGATGTTCTGCGAAGTAAGTATCCAGCCGAAGAGGCTCGCCGCCGCGATGATAAAGAGCACTACGGCGCTCGTCTTGGCCACTTCGAGGCATATCTCGAAGAAGCGGCGCCAGGTCAGCTTGCGGTAGACGTATTTCGAAAGTATCAGAGCGTAAAACGCCGCCACGCCGCCGGCCTCCGTCGCCGTGAAGATGCCCTGCAAAATGCCGACGATGATTATCGCGGGCGTGACCATCGGCAGGAAAGCTCCCTTGAAGGCCTCCCACTTTTCACGCGCATCCGCCTTGGGCAGCCGCGGATAGTTCTCTTTGCGGGCGAAATAATAGGATATCGCCATCAGCGACCCGCCGGAAAGGATGCCGGGGATGAAGCCGGCGATGAAGAGCTTTCCTATCGAAGCGCCCATCGTGACGCCGAGGACGACCATCACGATGCTCGGCGGTATTATCGTGGCGAGGGCGCCGCCGCACCCCAGCAGCGACGCGCTGAAAGCCGGACGGTATTTCTCCTCCTTCATCGCGGGCAGCATTATCGAGCCGATCGCCGCGACGTCCGCGACTCCGGAGCCGGATATAGCGCCGAAGAACATGCAGGAGACGACCATGACCATCGCCATGCCGCCGCGTATGTGCCCGACCATGCTGGAGGCGAAGCGCATTATGCGCGGCGTGATGTCTCCCTCGGCCATCAGGGCGCCGGCGAGCAGAAAGAGCGGGATGGCGAGCAGCGTGAAAGAGTCCGCCCCGACCACCATGCGCTGCGCTATCACGAGCCAGGGCAGCGTCGCGTCGTAGAGAAGATAAAGCGTCCCCGAGATAGCTATGGAATAGGATATCGGCACTGCGATGGCGATGCCTATGATGAGC contains the following coding sequences:
- a CDS encoding TRAP transporter large permease, which codes for MFILAAALIIGIAIAVPISYSIAISGTLYLLYDATLPWLVIAQRMVVGADSFTLLAIPLFLLAGALMAEGDITPRIMRFASSMVGHIRGGMAMVMVVSCMFFGAISGSGVADVAAIGSIMLPAMKEEKYRPAFSASLLGCGGALATIIPPSIVMVVLGVTMGASIGKLFIAGFIPGILSGGSLMAISYYFARKENYPRLPKADAREKWEAFKGAFLPMVTPAIIIVGILQGIFTATEAGGVAAFYALILSKYVYRKLTWRRFFEICLEVAKTSAVVLFIIAAASLFGWILTSQNIPQKIAEAILSVSDNYWVVLIFFNLLLLVLGTFMETTAIILIVIPIFMPIMTQIGVDPIHLGVMICVNMAVGANTPPLGVDLMTACKVADIAYEDSFRYIFYFLAAMTLVLILIIIFPALSTWLPEMVVDSGA